The Deinococcus wulumuqiensis R12 genome has a window encoding:
- a CDS encoding winged helix-turn-helix domain-containing protein yields MTKTHIVRREEELLALLSPQFGFHLLGQFVQPTTASEAARRLGESASKVSYHVGKLQNLGLLEPAGNGEGRGQHLQARAQRFVLDPALLPALDSETVRPMLTALTEAFLAASAQAEPDPAREYVLMDLTPDAAHSLAPDWKTERRGVLVQQFRLPRERYAALMTELQERLQREADTGAKAERDQWHTVALLGFPGTMLPVAEK; encoded by the coding sequence ATGACCAAAACCCATATCGTTCGCCGTGAGGAAGAACTCCTGGCGCTGCTCAGCCCGCAGTTCGGGTTCCATCTGCTCGGCCAGTTCGTTCAGCCGACCACCGCCAGCGAAGCCGCCCGGCGCCTGGGCGAAAGTGCCAGTAAGGTCAGCTACCACGTCGGCAAGTTGCAAAACCTCGGCCTGCTGGAACCTGCCGGGAACGGTGAAGGACGCGGGCAGCACTTGCAGGCCAGGGCGCAACGCTTCGTTCTCGACCCCGCTCTGCTGCCCGCCCTGGACAGCGAAACAGTACGCCCCATGCTGACCGCGCTGACAGAGGCGTTTCTGGCCGCCAGCGCCCAGGCCGAACCCGACCCGGCGCGGGAATACGTGCTGATGGACCTCACGCCGGACGCCGCCCACAGTCTGGCCCCCGACTGGAAGACCGAACGGCGCGGGGTGCTGGTGCAGCAGTTCCGCCTGCCGCGCGAACGCTACGCCGCGCTGATGACCGAGTTGCAGGAGCGGTTGCAACGTGAAGCCGATACGGGCGCAAAGGCCGAGCGGGACCAGTGGCACACCGTCGCCCTGCTCGGCTTTCCCGGCACGATGCTGCCTGTGGCCGAGAAGTAG
- a CDS encoding AAC(3) family N-acetyltransferase yields the protein MLNLLRRPAVTPADLDRGLDSLGLDGTQSVIVHASLRAFGQLEGGARTVVDRLEQRTSTLVAPAFTYATLLSRPSSPVRATFHRDSRVSRDIGKVPQEMVERAAARRSFHPALSFVALGDEAERIAAAQSLDSPYQPIGALYDLDGHALLMGVDFGSNTTVHYGEHLAGMPLLTRWVPLDGQVSPTAFPNCSADFANLEPYVRGREVQVGPATLRLYRVRDLVDETVRLLSHNPEALLCTLRSCRCQQVRDLVRQDGLRPRSHQGLL from the coding sequence GTGCTGAACCTGCTGCGCCGCCCCGCCGTGACTCCCGCCGACCTCGACCGGGGACTGGACTCGCTCGGCCTCGACGGTACGCAAAGTGTGATTGTCCACGCCAGCCTGCGCGCCTTCGGGCAGCTCGAAGGCGGCGCCCGGACGGTGGTAGACCGTCTGGAACAGCGGACCTCGACGCTGGTGGCCCCGGCCTTTACCTACGCCACGCTGCTCTCGCGCCCGAGTTCACCCGTAAGGGCCACCTTTCACCGCGACTCGCGGGTCAGCCGCGACATCGGCAAAGTGCCGCAGGAAATGGTCGAGCGGGCGGCGGCGCGGCGCTCCTTTCACCCGGCGCTGAGCTTCGTGGCGCTGGGCGACGAGGCCGAGCGGATTGCGGCGGCGCAGAGCCTCGACAGCCCTTACCAGCCCATCGGGGCGCTGTACGACCTGGACGGCCACGCGCTGCTGATGGGCGTGGACTTCGGGTCGAACACCACCGTCCACTACGGCGAACACCTGGCCGGAATGCCACTGCTCACGCGCTGGGTGCCGCTGGACGGTCAGGTCTCCCCCACCGCCTTTCCCAACTGCTCGGCGGACTTCGCCAACCTCGAACCCTACGTGCGCGGGCGTGAGGTGCAGGTCGGCCCGGCCACCCTGCGGCTTTACCGGGTGCGCGACCTGGTGGACGAGACGGTGCGGCTGCTCTCGCACAACCCCGAAGCGCTGCTGTGCACCCTGCGCAGTTGCCGCTGCCAGCAGGTGCGTGACCTGGTGCGGCAGGATGGCCTGCGCCCCCGCTCCCATCAGGGTCTGCTCTAA
- a CDS encoding IS630 family transposase (programmed frameshift), with protein MGRQKRFVVNLPEAERQKLIDMTKKGMISARVMTRARVLLLADEQLHDKVIAERLAVSKGMIGQIRRKYATDGVAAALYEKPRPKQPPKLDPKATAILIAETCSDAPEGYAKWTMQLLADRLVALGVVDSISDETVRKTLKKNALKPWQVESWCVSKVGADFVWRMEEVLDTYALPYDPEYPVVCLDEKSVQLLDHVREPLPPVPGYPARVDHEYKRCGTVNLFIEFEPLTGQRSVTVTERRTSQEYAARLQALDRRYPEAKKIRLIQDQLSTHSPAALYDTLPAEEANRLRKRFEWIYTPKHASWLNMAEMEWAALQRQCLDRRIAAKEALETEVAAWERHRNARAVKVNWEFTTQAARGKMARHYKQVE; from the exons ATGGGACGCCAAAAGCGATTCGTCGTCAACCTTCCTGAAGCTGAGCGTCAGAAGCTCATCGATATGACGAAGAAGGGAATGATCAGTGCGCGAGTCATGACTCGCGCACGTGTCCTTCTCCTGGCAGATGAACAGCTGCATGACAAGGTGATCGCTGAACGGCTGGCCGTCAGCAAAGGAATGATCGGTCAAATCCGCAGAAAATATGCGACTGACGGGGTAGCTGCTGCTCTTTACGAAAAACCGCGCCCCAAGCAGCCCCCAAAACTTGATCCGAAAGCCACGGCGATCCTGATCGCAGAAACCTGCTCGGATGCGCCAGAGGGGTACGCGAAGTGGACGATGCAGCTTCTCGCTGATCGTCTTGTCGCTTTAGGCGTCGTAGACAGTATTTCTGATGAGACCGTCCGAAAAACGCTTAAAAAAA ACGCACTCAAACCCTGGCAGGTCGAGAGCTGGTGCGTCTCCAAAGTAGGGGCAGACTTTGTCTGGCGTATGGAGGAAGTGCTGGATACGTACGCTTTGCCCTATGACCCTGAATATCCAGTGGTCTGCCTCGATGAAAAATCTGTCCAGCTTCTCGATCATGTTCGTGAGCCGCTCCCACCCGTGCCGGGATACCCGGCACGGGTCGATCACGAGTACAAGCGCTGTGGGACAGTTAATCTCTTTATCGAATTTGAGCCGCTGACGGGGCAGCGCAGTGTGACGGTGACTGAGCGGCGAACGTCACAGGAATACGCAGCTCGTTTGCAAGCATTGGATCGACGCTACCCAGAGGCGAAGAAAATCCGGCTGATCCAGGACCAGCTTTCGACCCATTCACCAGCAGCGCTCTACGACACATTGCCCGCAGAAGAAGCGAACCGCTTGAGAAAGCGGTTCGAGTGGATCTATACGCCAAAACACGCGTCCTGGCTGAATATGGCCGAGATGGAATGGGCCGCTCTGCAACGTCAGTGTCTGGATCGCCGTATAGCGGCGAAAGAAGCACTTGAGACGGAAGTTGCCGCCTGGGAGCGGCACAGAAACGCCAGGGCAGTCAAAGTGAATTGGGAATTCACGACCCAGGCAGCAAGAGGCAAAATGGCGCGTCACTACAAGCAAGTCGAATAG
- a CDS encoding PaaI family thioesterase: MTQQPLPAPAADAVKAALHAIPMNATVGVHITDVGPGWATGECPDTPPFRNHLGTIHAGAQFLLAEAVSGAAFAGAFVQYVGEAVPLIEKLDTHYVGRAVGDLTARAEIDPATLPAAYAEYGADGRARLLVRVTVKDGEDKPVMEAQAHWYLRRRPQDK, translated from the coding sequence ATGACGCAGCAACCCCTACCCGCCCCCGCCGCCGACGCGGTCAAAGCCGCCCTGCACGCCATTCCCATGAACGCCACCGTCGGTGTGCACATCACCGATGTCGGCCCCGGCTGGGCGACCGGCGAGTGCCCCGACACGCCGCCCTTTCGCAACCACCTGGGCACCATTCATGCTGGAGCGCAGTTCCTGCTCGCCGAGGCGGTCAGCGGGGCAGCGTTTGCGGGCGCCTTCGTGCAGTACGTCGGCGAAGCGGTGCCGCTGATCGAAAAGCTCGACACCCACTACGTGGGCCGCGCGGTGGGCGACCTGACCGCCCGCGCCGAGATCGACCCGGCCACGCTGCCCGCCGCCTACGCCGAGTACGGGGCCGATGGCCGCGCCCGGCTGCTCGTGCGCGTCACGGTCAAGGACGGCGAGGACAAGCCGGTGATGGAAGCGCAGGCGCACTGGTATCTGCGCCGCCGCCCGCAGGACAAATAA
- a CDS encoding cobalamin B12-binding domain-containing protein, which yields MDGTDRRIRVLIAKPGMDGHDRGAKVVARALRDAGMEVIYTGLRQTADMIVNAAVQEDVDAIGLSVLSGAHMHYFREVTELLRQQGAEDIIVFGGGIIPDQDLPKLKEMGVGQVFTPGASTEDAAAYLREAVRERWTRLGEG from the coding sequence ATGGACGGGACAGACCGCCGTATACGGGTCCTGATTGCCAAGCCCGGCATGGACGGGCACGACCGGGGCGCCAAAGTGGTGGCGCGGGCGCTGCGCGACGCGGGCATGGAAGTCATTTACACCGGCCTGCGCCAGACTGCCGACATGATCGTGAACGCTGCGGTGCAAGAAGACGTGGACGCCATCGGCCTGAGCGTGCTTTCGGGCGCGCACATGCACTACTTCAGGGAAGTCACCGAGTTGCTGCGCCAGCAGGGCGCGGAGGACATCATCGTGTTCGGCGGGGGCATCATCCCTGACCAGGACCTGCCCAAACTGAAAGAAATGGGCGTGGGCCAGGTCTTTACCCCCGGCGCCAGCACCGAGGACGCCGCCGCCTACCTGCGCGAGGCGGTCAGGGAGCGCTGGACCCGACTGGGTGAAGGCTGA
- a CDS encoding glutamine synthetase III: MTQQNFDVNSVARNWRVDAKQTASPKELVDTLFARDVLTLDQLRARLSKSDFRKLQATAERGETLDASIADTVALAMKTWAMEKGATHYTHWFQPLTGSTAEKHDSFLNPAGDGVAIMSFSGKELIQAEPDASSFPSGGLRATFEARGYTAWDPSSPAFIVRHANGATLYIPSVFASWKGEALDLKTPLLRSVEALNKAVAPALELFGASEGTRVGSTLGAEQEYFLITEEYFYRRPDLIMTGRTLFGARPPRGQELEDHYFGAIPDRVLSFMTDAETQLYALGIPVKTRHNEVAPGQFEIAPIFEDSNIAADHQQLIMQVLRTTARKYGLVCLLHEKPFAGVNGSGKHCNWSMGTDHGENLLDPGDTPSENMQFLFFCAAVIKAVDDYQALLRACVASASNDWRLGANEAPPAILSVFLGDELTDIFERILSGEGGSSHSAGLMGLGSQVLPEIPVHAGDRNRTSPFAFTGNKFEFRAVGSSQSISFPVTVLNAIIAESVEQLTGELQGKLRSGADLAHAVTEVVRDTYKKHQRIVFNGDGYSEAWHQEAEKERGLLNLRTTLDAVEHLTDPKNLELFEKHGILNERELAARQEIMYDIYFKTVNIEGETTQYMAQTQILPAAVTYLGELGRAGESRAVQGISGEVTRLADELYDALDGLRTVNNDLGGEEVHEKAYHMRDRVLPAMHEVRAAADKLEGIMSFKHWPMPTYRQMLFVK; this comes from the coding sequence ATGACCCAGCAGAACTTCGACGTGAACTCGGTGGCGCGCAACTGGCGCGTGGACGCCAAGCAGACCGCCAGCCCCAAGGAACTGGTGGACACCCTCTTTGCCCGCGACGTGCTGACGCTCGACCAGCTCCGTGCCCGGCTGAGCAAGTCCGATTTCCGCAAGTTGCAGGCGACCGCCGAGCGCGGCGAAACGCTCGACGCCTCGATTGCCGACACTGTGGCGCTCGCCATGAAGACCTGGGCGATGGAAAAGGGCGCGACCCACTACACCCACTGGTTTCAGCCGCTCACCGGCTCGACCGCCGAGAAGCACGACTCGTTCCTGAACCCGGCGGGCGACGGCGTGGCGATCATGTCGTTTTCCGGCAAGGAGCTTATTCAGGCCGAACCCGACGCCAGCTCCTTTCCCTCGGGCGGCCTGCGGGCGACCTTCGAGGCGCGCGGCTACACGGCCTGGGACCCGTCGAGCCCGGCGTTTATCGTGCGGCACGCCAACGGCGCCACCCTGTACATCCCCAGCGTGTTCGCGTCGTGGAAGGGCGAAGCCCTTGACCTCAAGACCCCGCTGCTGCGCTCCGTCGAAGCGCTGAACAAGGCCGTGGCCCCGGCGCTCGAACTGTTCGGCGCCAGCGAAGGCACCCGCGTGGGCTCCACTCTGGGCGCCGAGCAGGAGTATTTCCTGATTACCGAGGAGTACTTCTACCGCCGCCCCGACCTGATCATGACCGGGCGCACCCTCTTCGGCGCCCGGCCCCCGCGCGGACAGGAACTCGAAGACCACTATTTCGGCGCCATCCCCGACCGTGTGCTCAGCTTCATGACCGACGCCGAAACGCAGCTCTACGCGCTGGGCATTCCGGTCAAGACCCGCCACAACGAGGTGGCGCCGGGGCAGTTCGAGATCGCGCCGATCTTCGAGGACTCCAACATCGCCGCCGACCACCAGCAGCTCATCATGCAGGTGCTGCGGACCACCGCCCGCAAGTACGGTCTGGTGTGTCTGCTGCACGAAAAACCTTTCGCGGGCGTCAACGGCTCGGGCAAGCACTGCAACTGGAGCATGGGCACCGACCACGGCGAGAACCTGCTCGACCCCGGCGACACCCCCAGCGAGAACATGCAGTTCCTGTTCTTCTGCGCGGCGGTCATCAAGGCGGTGGACGACTACCAGGCGCTGCTGCGCGCCTGCGTCGCCAGTGCCAGCAACGACTGGCGACTGGGGGCCAACGAAGCGCCGCCCGCCATCCTCAGCGTGTTTCTGGGCGACGAACTGACCGACATCTTCGAGCGCATCCTCAGTGGCGAGGGCGGCAGCAGCCACTCGGCGGGGCTGATGGGCCTGGGCAGTCAGGTGCTGCCCGAGATTCCGGTACACGCCGGGGACCGCAACCGCACCAGCCCCTTCGCCTTTACCGGCAACAAGTTCGAGTTCCGCGCGGTGGGCAGCTCGCAGAGCATTTCCTTTCCCGTGACGGTGCTCAACGCCATCATCGCCGAGAGCGTCGAGCAACTGACCGGCGAACTCCAGGGCAAGCTCCGCAGCGGCGCCGACCTCGCCCACGCCGTGACCGAGGTGGTGCGTGACACCTACAAGAAGCACCAGCGCATCGTCTTCAACGGCGACGGCTACTCCGAGGCGTGGCACCAGGAAGCCGAGAAGGAGCGCGGCCTGCTCAACCTGCGGACCACCCTCGACGCGGTCGAGCACCTCACTGACCCCAAGAACCTCGAACTGTTCGAGAAGCACGGCATCCTGAACGAGCGCGAACTCGCCGCCCGGCAGGAAATCATGTACGACATCTACTTCAAGACCGTGAACATCGAGGGCGAAACCACCCAGTACATGGCCCAGACGCAGATTCTGCCCGCCGCCGTGACCTACCTCGGTGAACTCGGGCGGGCGGGCGAAAGCCGCGCCGTGCAGGGCATCAGCGGCGAAGTGACCCGCCTCGCCGACGAACTCTACGACGCGCTCGACGGCCTGCGAACGGTCAACAACGACCTTGGCGGCGAGGAAGTCCACGAGAAGGCCTACCACATGCGCGACCGGGTGCTGCCCGCCATGCACGAGGTGCGCGCCGCCGCCGACAAGCTCGAGGGCATCATGAGCTTCAAGCACTGGCCGATGCCCACCTACCGTCAGATGCTGTTCGTCAAATAA
- a CDS encoding DUF1990 family protein, giving the protein MLLLRPPTPAQVAAFLARSREQAPSYAETGWSLNGRAPAWALTGRCRVRVGQGEACWTRARAALRDGRMFQGWVLRPQEGVPVPLAEQGGTVVLLVRHLGPLGHGRWGLYSLIANRVLYLVDEPARYGFGYGTLPGHLVRGEERFLLERDAAGTVWLELTTFSRAALPFSRFAQPFVQAAQRRGARHYARMLVQSAGC; this is encoded by the coding sequence ATGCTCCTGCTGCGTCCGCCCACGCCCGCCCAGGTGGCCGCTTTTCTGGCCCGCAGCCGCGAGCAGGCCCCCAGCTACGCCGAAACCGGCTGGAGCCTGAACGGGCGCGCCCCCGCCTGGGCACTCACCGGGCGCTGCCGTGTCCGGGTGGGTCAGGGGGAAGCGTGCTGGACGCGGGCCAGAGCGGCGCTCCGTGACGGCAGGATGTTTCAGGGCTGGGTGCTGAGGCCGCAGGAAGGCGTCCCCGTTCCGCTTGCCGAGCAGGGCGGCACGGTGGTTCTCCTGGTGCGCCACCTGGGGCCACTCGGACACGGACGCTGGGGCCTGTACAGCCTGATCGCCAACCGGGTGCTGTACCTCGTGGACGAACCGGCCCGTTACGGCTTCGGCTACGGCACGCTGCCGGGCCACCTCGTGCGCGGCGAGGAGCGGTTTTTGCTCGAACGGGACGCGGCGGGCACTGTCTGGCTTGAACTCACCACCTTTTCCCGCGCCGCCCTCCCCTTTTCCCGCTTCGCGCAGCCCTTCGTGCAGGCGGCGCAGCGGCGGGGCGCCCGGCACTACGCCCGGATGCTGGTGCAGTCGGCGGGATGTTGA
- a CDS encoding DUF402 domain-containing protein translates to MKHKRADYRNWHRVEPGTGEQTQLELPGGWLVDYRAGQVLKPLHVPVCGQQRTILDTGYRWVHYAPRDRQHALTVHLDPAGVPQQLYVDICAGSGVDADGWPYTDDLYLDVIALCEVQPGGRWHVTETEIIDVPELEDAVHNGKVTPAQYDLAWAEARAVEAALRAQEFAPLEVVRSYLTDPYT, encoded by the coding sequence ATGAAACACAAACGCGCCGATTACCGGAACTGGCACCGGGTGGAGCCGGGCACCGGCGAGCAGACGCAGCTGGAACTCCCCGGCGGCTGGCTGGTGGACTACCGCGCCGGACAGGTCCTTAAGCCTCTGCACGTGCCGGTGTGCGGTCAGCAGCGCACCATCCTCGACACGGGCTACCGCTGGGTTCACTACGCCCCGCGTGACCGGCAGCACGCGCTGACCGTTCACCTCGACCCGGCGGGGGTGCCGCAGCAACTTTACGTGGACATCTGCGCGGGCAGCGGCGTGGACGCGGACGGCTGGCCCTACACCGACGACCTGTATCTGGACGTCATCGCCCTGTGCGAGGTGCAGCCGGGTGGACGGTGGCACGTCACCGAAACCGAAATCATTGACGTGCCGGAACTCGAAGACGCCGTGCACAACGGCAAGGTCACGCCCGCGCAGTATGACCTCGCCTGGGCCGAGGCCCGCGCCGTGGAAGCCGCCTTGCGGGCGCAGGAGTTCGCGCCGCTGGAGGTGGTGCGCAGTTACCTGACCGACCCGTATACTTGA
- a CDS encoding MFS transporter produces the protein MSDSAAVPAASLNLGRLFPLYAAQALATGAVNVSTILAALVVGNLGFESLVGLPSTLISTSAALSAGLFGALMLARGRRLGLGLAFTVGALGAVAGFAGGKLGSLPVFLVGAALMGAAQGGYQQARYAVAESVSEERRGTALGALMLMSVVGSFLMTGFSHPIERAAASLGTTAEIFGWLLGGVLLAVAAGLMGLWRPLRAPGAAAARLPLRQAFALPGVRGTALALAAAQGLMVTLMSLTPHRAHEMGMDHAGIAGLISGHILGMFGFGWLTGPLIDRVGVRPGYVSGALLLSAAALSAPLPGHTWLAVSMFLLGLGWNLVNVSGSKEMARFPAAQGVTDGLGYVAAGAGTLLGGVVIARSGFPALAYVCAALSLLPLLSAWRAGHRRGQSH, from the coding sequence GTGTCCGATTCTGCCGCCGTCCCAGCCGCTTCCCTGAACCTGGGGCGGCTGTTTCCGCTTTATGCCGCGCAGGCCCTCGCCACAGGCGCGGTCAACGTCAGCACCATCCTGGCCGCGCTGGTGGTCGGCAACCTGGGATTCGAGTCGCTGGTGGGGCTGCCCTCCACCCTCATCAGCACGTCGGCGGCGCTCTCGGCGGGGCTGTTCGGGGCGCTGATGCTCGCGCGCGGACGGCGGCTGGGGCTGGGCCTGGCGTTCACGGTGGGGGCACTCGGCGCGGTGGCGGGGTTTGCCGGGGGCAAGCTGGGGTCGCTGCCGGTCTTTCTGGTCGGGGCGGCGCTGATGGGCGCGGCGCAGGGCGGCTACCAACAGGCGCGCTACGCGGTGGCCGAGAGCGTGTCCGAGGAGCGGCGCGGCACCGCACTCGGCGCCCTGATGCTGATGAGCGTGGTGGGCTCGTTCCTGATGACCGGCTTCTCGCACCCCATCGAGCGGGCGGCGGCGAGCCTGGGGACCACGGCGGAAATCTTCGGCTGGTTGCTGGGCGGCGTGCTCCTCGCTGTGGCGGCGGGGCTGATGGGGCTGTGGCGCCCGCTGCGTGCGCCGGGGGCGGCGGCGGCCCGGCTTCCGCTGCGGCAAGCCTTCGCGTTGCCGGGGGTGCGCGGCACGGCGCTGGCCCTCGCTGCGGCGCAGGGCCTGATGGTCACGCTGATGAGCCTGACCCCCCACCGCGCCCACGAAATGGGAATGGACCACGCGGGCATCGCCGGTCTGATCAGCGGGCACATCTTGGGCATGTTCGGGTTCGGGTGGCTGACCGGCCCGCTGATTGACCGGGTGGGTGTGCGTCCGGGCTACGTGTCGGGCGCCCTGCTGCTCTCCGCCGCCGCCCTGAGCGCGCCGCTGCCGGGGCACACGTGGCTGGCGGTCAGCATGTTCCTGCTGGGTCTGGGCTGGAACCTCGTCAATGTCAGCGGCAGCAAGGAAATGGCCCGGTTTCCCGCCGCGCAGGGCGTGACCGACGGCCTCGGCTACGTGGCGGCGGGGGCCGGAACGCTGCTCGGCGGCGTGGTGATTGCGCGCTCGGGCTTTCCGGCGCTGGCTTACGTGTGCGCCGCACTGTCGCTGCTGCCGCTGCTGAGCGCGTGGCGGGCGGGCCATCGTCGCGGGCAAAGCCATTGA
- the treS gene encoding maltose alpha-D-glucosyltransferase has protein sequence MTQAQPEWYKSAVFYELSVRTFQDGNGDGKGDFPGLTSRLDYLKNLGVDCLWLLPWFPSPLRDDGYDVADYRDIHPDLGTLDDFKVFLREAHARGLRVIGDLVTNHTSSDHPWFQAARRGPTLPDGSPNEYHDYYVWSGEGKEYADTRIIFTDTEVSNWTLDEQADKYYWHRFFASQPDLNYDNPRVVEELHDAARFWLDLGLDGFRVDAVPYLIEREGTNCENLPETHDILRGFRAMVDREYPGRLLLAEANQWPEEVVEYFGTEAEPEFHMCFNFPVMPRLYMSLKKEDTTSIREIMGRLPEIPSFGQWCTFLRNHDELTLEMVTDEERAFMYAAYAPDTRMKINVGIRRRLAPLLDNDRRRIELLNTVLLALPGSPILYYGDEIGMGDDLGLPDRNGVRTPMQWNAGTSGGFSTAQPQGCFFPPIQDPVYGFQRVNVQSQQQDPSSLLKWTARQLELRRAHPAFAHGDLNFIETGNPAILAFTRQHDGETLLIVSNFAGNAQAATLDLAAYVGRAPVTLAGASPLAVVPEGGQYPIVMGKYDYYWLRLN, from the coding sequence ATGACGCAAGCACAACCGGAGTGGTACAAGAGTGCCGTCTTCTATGAACTGTCGGTGCGGACCTTTCAGGACGGCAACGGCGACGGCAAGGGCGATTTTCCCGGTCTGACCTCGCGGCTGGACTACCTGAAAAACCTCGGCGTGGACTGCCTGTGGCTGCTGCCCTGGTTTCCCAGCCCCCTGCGCGACGACGGCTACGACGTGGCCGACTACCGGGACATTCACCCCGACCTCGGCACGCTGGACGACTTCAAGGTCTTTTTGCGCGAGGCCCACGCGCGGGGGCTGCGGGTCATCGGCGACCTCGTGACCAACCACACCTCCAGCGACCACCCCTGGTTTCAGGCGGCGCGGCGCGGCCCGACCCTGCCCGACGGCTCGCCCAACGAGTACCACGACTACTACGTCTGGAGTGGCGAGGGCAAGGAATACGCCGACACCCGCATCATCTTCACCGACACCGAGGTCAGCAACTGGACGCTCGACGAGCAGGCGGACAAGTACTACTGGCACCGCTTCTTCGCCAGTCAGCCGGACCTGAACTACGACAACCCCAGGGTTGTGGAGGAACTGCACGACGCCGCCCGCTTCTGGCTCGACCTGGGCCTCGACGGGTTCCGGGTGGACGCGGTGCCCTACCTCATCGAGCGCGAGGGCACCAACTGCGAGAACCTGCCCGAAACGCACGACATCCTGAGGGGCTTCCGGGCAATGGTGGACCGCGAATATCCGGGCCGCCTGCTGCTCGCCGAGGCGAACCAGTGGCCCGAGGAAGTCGTGGAGTATTTCGGCACCGAAGCCGAACCCGAGTTTCATATGTGTTTCAACTTCCCGGTGATGCCCCGGCTGTACATGAGCCTGAAAAAGGAAGACACGACCAGCATCCGCGAGATCATGGGCCGCCTGCCGGAAATTCCCAGTTTCGGCCAGTGGTGCACCTTCCTGCGCAACCACGACGAACTGACGCTGGAAATGGTCACCGACGAGGAACGCGCCTTCATGTACGCCGCCTACGCGCCCGACACCCGCATGAAAATCAACGTGGGCATCCGCCGCCGCCTCGCGCCGCTGCTCGACAACGACCGGCGCCGCATCGAGCTGCTGAACACCGTGCTGCTCGCCCTGCCCGGCAGCCCCATCCTGTACTACGGCGACGAAATCGGCATGGGCGACGACCTCGGCCTGCCCGACCGCAACGGCGTGCGCACCCCGATGCAGTGGAACGCGGGCACCAGCGGCGGCTTTTCCACCGCGCAGCCGCAAGGGTGCTTTTTTCCGCCCATTCAGGACCCGGTGTACGGCTTCCAGCGCGTGAACGTGCAGAGCCAGCAGCAGGACCCCAGCAGCCTGCTGAAGTGGACCGCCCGGCAGCTCGAACTGCGCCGCGCCCACCCCGCCTTCGCGCACGGCGACCTGAACTTCATCGAAACGGGCAACCCCGCCATTCTGGCTTTTACCCGCCAGCATGACGGCGAAACCCTGCTCATCGTCAGCAACTTTGCGGGCAACGCGCAGGCCGCCACCCTCGACCTCGCCGCCTACGTGGGCCGCGCCCCGGTCACGCTCGCCGGGGCCAGCCCGCTGGCGGTGGTTCCGGAGGGCGGCCAGTACCCGATTGTCATGGGCAAGTACGACTACTACTGGCTGCGGCTGAACTGA